Proteins from a genomic interval of Debaryomyces hansenii CBS767 chromosome E complete sequence:
- a CDS encoding DEHA2E14718p (similar to uniprot|P54857 Saccharomyces cerevisiae YDR058c TGL2 Protein with lipolytic activity towards triacylglycerols and diacylglycerols) has protein sequence MRIRYSCLRRPNSHAIGIIRFKPKFAIRFYSEPPKKTDHGGNKVIDLQEKKKEPIISDKFSTLKEKYEIPRYPIVLCHGFSGFDKLTFMHKPKFHNRLHQASEKVKKTIDDGLLNIDYWYGIKEALENIGSTVLIAKVPPFGTIKERANHLNDFINRECDELRKSESKSSIYSNMSNKSKDDVSENATFEETNKPIKVNLIAHSMGGLDSRYLISKLKHTNYQVVSLTTISTPHHGSECADFIVKFLKNRNHLSRVCPKSVHELTTKSLVEFNQKVKDDPNVSYFSYGARFNPKWFSVFKLTWEIMKYEMQLRDKTKPGLDRIDNDGIVSVESAKWGKYIGTLDDVDHLDLINWTNKLRNAIDSTFFHPTSKFNAIALYLDIAENLSKRGF, from the coding sequence ATGCGTATAAGATATAGCTGCTTACGAAGACCCAATAGCCATGCTATTGGTATAATAAGGTTTAAACCAAAATTTGCTATTCGATTTTACTCTGAGCCTCCCAAAAAAACCGATCATGGAGGAAACAAAGTCATAGATTtacaagaaaagaaaaaagaaCCAATAATCAGTGATAAATTCAGTACgttaaaagaaaaatatgaaatacCAAGGTATCCTATTGTCTTATGCCATGGATTTTCTGGTTTCGACAAGTTAACTTTCATGCATAAACCGAAATTCCATAATCGATTGCACCAAGCTAGCGAGAAAGTCAAAAAGACTATCGATGAtggattattgaatattgatTATTGGTATGGTATTAAGGAAGCTCTTGAAAACATAGGAAGTACTGTTTTGATTGCCAAAGTTCCTCCATTTGGAACTATAAAGGAAAGAGCAAACcatttgaatgattttattaacAGAGAATGTGACGAACTTCGTAAAAGTGAATCCAAGTCGTCTATCTATAGTAATATGTCAAACAAATCAAAAGATGATGTGTCAGAGAATGCAACGTTCGAAGAGACGAATAAACCAATTAAGGTAAATTTGATTGCTCACTCTATGGGTGGTTTGGATAGCCGTTATCTTATATCCAAACTAAAGCATACTAATTATCAAGTAGTTTCATTAACCACTATATCTACACCTCATCATGGCTCTGAATGTGCAGACTTTATTGTTAAGTTTTTAAAGAACAGGAACCACTTATCCAGAGTATGTCCGAAATCAGTCCATGAATTAACTACAAAAAGTTTGGTAGAATTCAATCAGAAAGTAAAGGATGACCCTAATGTATCCTACTTTTCTTATGGTGCCCGATTCAACCCTAAGTGGTTCAGCGTCTTTAAATTAACTTGggagataatgaaatatgaaatgCAACTTCGAGATAAAACTAAACCTGGTTTAGATCGAATTGATAATGACGGCATTGTGAGTGTAGAAAGTGCGAAATGGGGCAAATATATTGGCACATTAGATGATGTGGATCACCTtgatttgatcaattggacaaataaattaagaaaCGCTATTGATAGCACTTTTTTTCATCCCACATCAAAGTTTAATGCTATCGCATTGTATTTAGATATAGCCGAAAACTTGTCGAAGCGAGGATTTTAA
- a CDS encoding DEHA2E14696p (weakly similar to uniprot|P38067 Saccharomyces cerevisiae YBR006w UGA2 involved in utilization of GABA as a nitrogen source) — MNLSTIPLIINGEEIATSNLYPVYSHKHAQDKICDFSYLSDYEKQIPEICDHAEKGLEEWSSMPFTEKRSILKKALELLAAKRDELVEAHKLIGGPTWFSEFNVEGAIGQLEEYISQLSQPDGVIPKSNYCDLALTFRQPVGTILSISPWNAPVILGTRSIVGPLAAGCSVIVKSSEKAPHSAYILVRCFLDAGVPKNALQLVHLKPEDNPKAVELFIRNKAIKKVHFTGSTSTGRAIATIAASNLKQCLLELGGKNYSIVEEDADLDKASKNILWSAWCHMGQICMSTDKTYIHESVYDAFLKTMKATAESMMKDPDYKLPHRDEGLARNIGKFVSDAVAKGAKIEYGSETRFSDNGENVPVTPLIITNVTSDMLLDSVETFGPVLSIYKYSDVNELVRKLNNDQSCLKTAIWSINTLKALRIAKKIQCGGIHINSSTVHDEPTIAHGGVKESGQGRVNSSWGIDEFSYVKTITIDE, encoded by the coding sequence atgaatttatcaACCATCCCGTTGATTATCAACGGTGAAGAAATCGCAACTTCAAATTTGTATCCCGTGTATTCCCACAAACATGCGCAGGATAAGATATGTGACTTTAGTTATTTGAGTGATTATGAAAAGCAGATACCGGAGATTTGTGATCATGCTGAGAAAGGGCTCGAAGAATGGTCGTCTATGCCATTCACGGAGAAAAGAAGCATCTTGAAGAAAGCACTTGAGTTACTTGCGGCTAAACGAGATGAGCTTGTCGAGGCACATAAATTGATCGGGGGACCTACGTGGTTTAGTGAATTTAATGTTGAAGGAGCTATAGGTCAATTGGAAGAATACATTTCACAATTATCTCAGCCTGATGGGGTGATTCCAAAGTCGAATTATTGTGATTTGGCCTTGACGTTCAGACAGCCTGTTGGAACAATATTGTCGATTTCACCATGGAATGCTCCAGTGATACTTGGGACTAGATCAATTGTGGGACCATTAGCAGCTGGATGTTCAGTTATTGTCAAATCTTCAGAAAAGGCACCACACTCGGCGTATATATTAGTCAGATGTTTCCTAGATGCTGGTGTGCCGAAGAATGCATTGCAATTAGTTCATCTTAAACCAGAGGACAATCCAAAGGCcgttgaattatttatacgTAACAAAGCAATTAAAAAGGTTCATTTTACTGGCTCAACAAGTACTGGCCGAGCTATTGCAACTATTGCCGCAAGTAATTTGAAACAATGCTTGTTGGAATTGGGAGGAAAGAATTACTCgattgttgaagaagatgctGATTTGGATAAAGCTAGCAAAAACATTCTTTGGAGCGCATGGTGTCATATGGGCCAAATTTGCATGAGTACTGATAAAACCTATATTCACGAGTCCGTATACGATGCATTCTTAAAAACGATGAAGGCTACAGCTGAATCTATGATGAAGGACCCAGATTATAAGTTACCTCATAGAGACGAGGGACTTGCAAGGAATATTGGTAAGTTTGTGAGTGATGCAGTTGCCAAAGGTGCCAAGATTGAATATGGGTCTGAGACTAGGTTTTCTGATAATGGTGAAAATGTACCCGTTACGCCCCTTATTATTACTAACGTAACCTCGGATATGTTACTTGATTCTGTTGAAACTTTTGGCCCTGTGTTGTCTATCTACAAGTATAGTGACGTAAATGAACTCGTCAGGAAGTTAAACAACGATCAAAGTTGTTTAAAGACGGCAATCTGGTCTATAAATACTTTAAAGGCATTACGGATTGCTAAGAAAATTCAATGCGGTGGTATCCATATAAACAGCTCCACAGTCCACGATGAGCCAACTATAGCTCATGGTGGTGTTAAAGAAAGTGGACAAGGCAGAGTCAATAGTTCTTGGGGTATTGATGAGTTTTCATATGTTAAAACGATTACGATTGATGAATAA
- a CDS encoding DEHA2E14740p (similar to uniprot|P53318 Saccharomyces cerevisiae YGR255C COQ6 Putative flavin-dependent monooxygenase involved in ubiquinone (Coenzyme Q) biosynthesis and similar to ca|CA5081|CaCOQ6 Candida albicans CaCOQ6 monooxygenase (by homology)), whose translation MLLKSFARSLATAASISSPKFQDVVVIGGGPAGLSLLAALKNSHKTKHLKCTLVEGSSLESVRDFGINPPDEYTNRVVSLTPKSVEFMQEKIGNWDYIDQDRIKFYDNIVAYDSQDKESRIRFDGSSVGVGVLAAMCENVNIQSSLISKIDDLNDNIKDPSIEQEAVILDNTKVVEIINPKEENTHELLENDPEAGNPEIDWPIVKLSNGDVLQTRLLVGADGFNSPVRKFSHIPSRGWSYNRFGVVATIKHQYEDYRSIAWQRFLTTGPLAILPLTEDNATIVWSTTPELSELFLKVDEEIFPHLINAAMTLSEVDLNYIYEQLKKDPNDKSVLEDIEWRMSKIKLSILEEKYPLQVTTVVENSRARFPLKLSHADTYAIPRIALIGDAAHTVHPLAGQGLNMGQSDVACLLEALEDGVNRGLDIGSTLVLENYTANAWPANHVLMGVCDKLHKIFSTDWFPIVFLRGFGMKSLNIVDTAKDLMIKAISGR comes from the coding sequence ATGCTTTTAAAATCATTTGCTAGATCACTAGCAACAGCTGCGTCTATCAGCTCTCCAAAGTTTCAGGACGTAGTAGTAATAGGTGGGGGACCAGCTGGATTATCGTTGTTAGCagctttgaaaaattctcaTAAGACGAAACATTTAAAATGTACATTGGTGGAAGGGTCGAGTTTAGAATCTGTTCGTGACTTTGGTATAAACCCACCGGATGAGTATACCAACAGAGTTGTTTCATTGACCCCTAAATCCGTAGAATTCATGcaagaaaaaattggaaattgGGACTACATAGACCAGGACAGAATCAAGTTCTATGATAATATTGTCGCTTATGATTCCCAAGATAAAGAATCACGTATAAGATTTGATGGAAGTAGCGTTGGTGTTGGTGTTTTGGCGGCAATGTGTGAAAATGTAAATATTCAAAGTTCATTGATATCGAAGATTGACGACTTAAATGACAATATTAAGGATCCAAGCATTGAGCAAGAAGCTGTTATATTAGATAATACTAAGGttgttgaaattattaatccgaaagaagaaaataccCATGAACTATTGGAAAACGACCCAGAAGCAGGCAACCCAGAAATCGACTGGCCAATTGTCAAGCTTTCGAATGGAGATGTTTTACAAACAAGATTATTAGTGGGTGCGGACGGTTTTAACTCTCCTGTTCGTAAATTTTCCCATATCCCATCTAGGGGTTGGTCGTATAATAGATTCGGTGTCGTAGCCACTATCAAACATCAATATGAAGACTACCGGTCAATTGCATGGCAAAGATTCCTTACAACCGGACCACTTGCTATTTTGCCATTAACTGAAGACAATGCTACTATTGTTTGGTCCACCACCCCTGAGTTGtctgaattatttttaaagGTGGATGAAGAGATCTTCCCTCACTTGATTAACGCAGCCATGACCTTATCTGAGgttgatttgaattatatttatgaacaattgaagaaagatcCAAATGACAAGTCAGTTCTTGAGGACATAGAGTGGCGTATGTCGAAAATAAAGCTCTCTATtttggaagaaaaatatcCGTTACAGGTTACTACAGTGGTGGAGAACTCTAGAGCTAGATTtccattgaaattatcCCATGCTGATACATATGCAATTCCTCGTATTGCATTAATTGGAGACGCTGCTCACACTGTTCATCCATTAGCGGGACAGGGTTTGAATATGGGACAATCAGATGTAGCATGTTTACTCGAGGCTCTTGAAGATGGGGTGAACAGAGGCCTTGACATTGGTTCAACATTAGTGTTGGAAAATTATACTGCTAATGCATGGCCTGCCAATCATGTATTGATGGGTGTTTGCGATAAATtgcataaaatattttcaactGATTGGTTCCCTATTGTCTTCCTTAGAGGTTTTGGTATGAAATCGTTAAATATAGTCGATACTGCCAAAGATTTAATGATAAAGGCTATCAGTGGTAGATAG
- a CDS encoding DEHA2E14806p (similar to uniprot|Q01080 Saccharomyces cerevisiae YNL248c RPA49 RNA polymerase I subunit A49) gives MSGEKRKRESKTTELRVSSYTEDPAVVVGSFFKGLSVPSDMEFDLYKHKKNDEFVIHGENERLDYNGETVEDDNNDYVVALYDPLNKSVDLYKSPLVLSKVTAKSKRSFKGPSIRQAGVRNVTQRNALGEAFGTKKAKAAITNLEKNRIDADKLQEMELDIVDSVKETTQDLPTRKQMEDTVTHDRPTPIANVEATNVEDIYELYNIIPKREWSYLRVNSLFTEEDPKQRLELLPYDKSIYVSKHLAPLISSNNTEKLQLLYYASLLFGVYENRRVKDKQTLMLKLQNKPSEILVDGILERFTIPRASQFGKSKDRSFVIDPHHEDKLLCYLLAIIFHIDNFMVELPPLAHELNMKPTRLVSLCKALGAIIKSATVAQAEAFGIPKVSASTYKVATLKVPFKLPEMSKRVRKGGR, from the coding sequence ATGTCAGGggagaaaagaaagagagaGTCTAAGACTACAGAATTAAGGGTTTCGTCATACACGGAAGATCCCGCCGTTGTGGTTGGATCATTTTTCAAGGGCTTATCAGTTCCAAGCGACAtggaatttgatttatataagcATAAAAAGAACGATGAATTTGTAATTCACGGagaaaatgaaagattGGATTATAATGGAGAAACTGTCgaagatgataataatgattatgtAGTTGCATTATACGACCCTCTTAACAAATCGGTcgatttatataaatctcCATTAGTGCTCAGTAAGGTGACAGCCAAGTCGAAGAGATCATTCAAAGGGCCTTCTATTAGACAAGCCGGTGTTCGTAATGTTACGCAGCGTAATGCATTAGGTGAAGCTTTTGGTACCAAGAAGGCCAAGGCTGCGATCACAAACTTAGAAAAGAACAGAATTGACGCAGATAAGTTGCAAGAAATGGAATTGGATATTGTTGATTCCGTTAAAGAGACCACGCAAGATTTGCCAACTAGAAAACAAATGGAAGATACTGTTACACATGATAGACCAACACCAATTGCAAACGTTGAAGCCACCAACGTTGAGGATATCTATGAATTGTACAATATAATACCCAAGAGGGAATGGTCATACTTGCGTGTTAACTCTCTTTTCACTGAAGAAGACCCTAAGCAAAGATTGGAATTATTACCATACGATAAGTCAATTTATGTATCAAAGCATTTGGCCCCATTAATTTCTAGCAATAAcactgaaaaattacaattattatactacgcatctttattatttggagTTTACGAAAACCGCCGTGTTAAGGACAAACAGACTTTAATGTtaaaattacaaaacaAACCTTCCGAAATTTTAGTCGATGGTATCTTAGAAAGATTTACCATTCCTCGTGCCTCGCAATTCGGTAAGTCAAAAGATAGATCGTTTGTAATCGATCCTCATCATGAAGATAAGCTATTGTGTTACTTATTAGCTATCATTTTCCATATTGATAACTTCATGGTTGAGTTACCTCCTTTAGCTCATGAGTTAAATATGAAACCAACTAGATTAGTTAGTTTATGCAAAGCATTGGGTgcaattattaaatcaGCTACCGTTGCCCAGGCAGAGGCATTTGGTATTCCAAAGGTTTCTGCAAGCACCTATAAAGTCGCAACCTTAAAGGTTCCTTTCAAGTTACCAGAAATGAGTAAAAGAGTAAGAAAGGGTGGTCGTTAA
- a CDS encoding DEHA2E14850p (similar to uniprot|P47139 Saccharomyces cerevisiae YJR098C Hypothetical ORF), with protein sequence MQLSTMLTLHEDKENTIEGNQEIHIGESFSSESPTSDESDKEEPLDYGDRILGQGYDDNNAIKIGRRMPRSDADSIVGGESITDVYEGKHTVSDKNKTAGEQDVHTSGKAKDTISHPDYNESQKVFSFSLPFGGLTNIRSNLYKQFQAFKQDPLPHVHNHDPIRHEIGIKLQRQQSVSTLDEANYFKDFKGVYDVRFRAVKHSVAANLNEMLPDFILSNKKGKEYETIYNEIDGNIVLLGGYRGSVLRETKTNKRVWIPFKAGFNLRKINLLLGPTKEDELNASRYIYPDGVLKNIGPVDICKKLLKKLSHNPKTNVKEFGYDWRLSGNIITEQFEKFLEEIYNSTGKPTLVIAHSMGGMIAHSAMQKNPKLFRSIVYVGVPSECLNVLGPIRFGDSVLFSDKILTPETNFMMRSSFNFLPPSGRAFVNRDTKEFYDLDYFDPETWVEYNLNPLVAKSRKLQEMSRISSPVSDDVASSSTLATSDSGYSFPRINNLGSRLLNYRTKSISRRNKPSSVHTGTESTSPSNPSISSLRLFSPSPEPPSEEEHYFISFTQAYEYLKETLKSTKEFILGLNFQEELAAEYPPLAVVYGNRVPSVRGSTVRDIDDIKEGNYYEFYYGHGDGVIHQKWLMPENKGFQFYDEETGEGEIVGKFSSSCGHVNLMTDFKAMGYALSAVWQAEQIWEEKKARQKQNRSLKKFRFNSSDLAYINESS encoded by the coding sequence ATGCAATTATCAACAATGTTAACGTTGCATGAAGACAAAGAGAACACGATAGAAGGTAATCAAGAGATCCATATAGGTGAATCATTTAGCTCAGAATCACCGACTTCTGATGAGTCTGACAAAGAAGAACCACTTGACTATGGGGATCGCATTCTCGGACAGGgttatgatgataataatgcGATTAAGATAGGTAGACGGATGCCTAGAAGCGATGCTGATTCCATTGTGGGCGGAGAATCTATAACTGATGTTTATGAAGGGAAGCACACTGTTAGCGATAAAAACAAGACTGCTGGAGAACAAGATGTGCATACATCGGGGAAAGCTAAAGACACTATAAGTCATCCCGACTATAACGAATCCCAGAAAgttttttctttctctttgCCATTTGGAGGTTTAACTAACATCCGGTCAAATTTGTATAAACAATTTCAAGCATTCAAACAGGACCCTTTACCCCATGTACATAACCATGATCCCATCAGACATGAAATCGGGATTAAATTACAACGACAACAATCGGTTAGCACCCTTGACGAAGCTAATTATTTTAAAGACTTCAAGGGTGTGTATGACGTTCGTTTCAGAGCAGTGAAGCATTCTGTTGCAGCGAACCTCAATGAGATGTTGCCAGATTTCATTCTTTCTAACAAAAAGGGAAAAGAGTACGAAACTatttataatgaaattgatggGAATATCGTATTATTGGGGGGCTATCGTGGGTCGGTCTTACGTGAGACTAAGACAAATAAACGAGTTTGGATTCCTTTTAAGGCTGGTTTCAATCTAAGAAAAATAAACCTCTTACTAGGACCTACAAAAGAAGATGAGTTAAATGCAAGTCGTTACATTTATCCTGATGGGGTTTTGAAAAACATAGGACCCGTTGATATttgcaaaaaattattaaaaaaattgtcaCATAATCCCAAAACGAATGTTAAAGAGTTTGGATACGATTGGAGACTAAGCGGAAACATCATAACAGAACagtttgaaaagtttttaGAGGAAATTTACAACCTGACTGGTAAGCCAACTTTAGTAATAGCACATTCTATGGGTGGAATGATTGCTCACAGTGCAATGCAGAAAAATCCAAAATTATTCAGATCTATTGTATATGTTGGGGTACCTAGTGAATGTCTCAATGTCTTGGGGCCTATACGGTTTGGTGATTCGGTTTTGTTTTCagataaaattttgacTCCGGAAACTAATTTCATGATGCGTTCGagtttcaatttcttgcCACCAAGCGGCAGAGCATTCGTAAATAGAGATACTAAAGAATTTTATGATTTGGACTATTTTGACCCTGAAACATGGGTTGAATACAACTTGAATCCATTGGTTGCAAAGTCCAGAAAACTTCAAGAAATGTCAAGGATATCAAGTCCTGTATCTGATGACGTAGCAAGCTCAAGTACACTTGCAACTTCTGATTCTGGTTATTCATTTCCaagaatcaacaatttaGGATCTAGGCTTTTAAACTACAGAACCAAATCTATTTCTCGTAGAAATAAGCCAAGTAGTGTTCATACTGGTACTGAATCTACGAGCCCAAGTAATCCAAGTATAAGTTCCCTTAGATTATTTTCGCCATCTCCGGAACCTCCGAGCGAAGAAGAACATTATTTTATTCTGTTTACCCAAGCTTACGAATACTTGAAAGAGACCTTAAAAAGTACTAAAGAATTCATTCTTGGGTTGAACTTTCAGGAAGAATTAGCGGCTGAGTATCCACCATTAGCTGTTGTTTATGGTAACCGAGTTCCTTCCGTGAGAGGTTCGACTGTTCGAGACATAGACGATATAAAGGAAGGTAATTATTATGAATTTTACTATGGTCATGGTGATGGTGTTATACATCAGAAATGGTTAATGCCAGAAAATAAAGGGTTTCAATTttatgatgaagaaaccGGTGAAGGTGAAATTGTGGGTAAATTCTCGTCAAGCTGCGGTCATGTTAATTTAATGACGGATTTCAAAGCCATGGGTTATGCATTAAGTGCTGTTTGGCAAGCAGAACAAATCTgggaagaaaagaaagcaaGACAAAAACAAAATCGTAgtttaaaaaaattcagattCAACAGCAGCGATTTGGCTTACATAAATGAATCTAGCTAG
- a CDS encoding DEHA2E14784p (similar to uniprot|P53853 Saccharomyces cerevisiae YNL246W VPS75), producing MAKNEESVEKDSQMLEQCLIGLAECEQEMDKAEIDASVYRIRKTQSIYKKRRQILTQIPQFWYIVLAENDDFPDYVSGDDLKYIEYITDIYVHYKVADTESSENPRDFSITVAFKDDENGEPLVPTQEVTKHFHSFIEDGEEKLRSSPVAVKWPKELKEINPTLIKQNKGKDLSSEDKKNYRLGMKSFFSWFNWTGTKPGKEFRSGDELTRLIIDDLFPYAVKYYTEALPGDGLDDEDSSEGEELDISEEDDDEGETSQQDATNSKKRTAKVDDQPSKKKK from the coding sequence ATGGCCAAAAACGAAGAATCCGTGGAAAAGGATTCCCAGATGCTTGAACAATGCTTAATTGGACTAGCTGAGTGTGAACAGGAAATGGATAAAGCAGAAATAGATGCTAGTGTTTACAGAATTAGGAAAACACAAAGTATCTATAAGAAACGTCGTCAGATACTAACACAGATTCCTCAATTCTGGTACATTGTATTAGCTGAGAATGATGACTTTCCAGACTATGTCAGTGGTGATGATTTGAAATACATTGAGTATATCACTGACATTTACGTGCATTATAAAGTTGCTGATACTGAAAGCTCCGAAAACCCTAgagatttttcaattacCGTGGCGTTCAAAGATGATGAGAATGGTGAACCCTTGGTGCCAACCCAAGAGGTAACTAAacattttcattcatttattgaagatggGGAAGAGAAGCTCCGCTCGTCGCCAGTAGCTGTTAAATGGCCTAAAGAActaaaagaaataaaccCAACGCttattaaacaaaataagGGTAAAGATTTGTCGTCAGAGGATAAGAAAAACTATAGATTAGGCatgaaatcatttttttcGTGGTTCAACTGGACTGGTACCAAACCAGGAAAAGAATTCCGCAGCGGTGACGAATTAACTAGATTGATAATCGATGACTTGTTTCCCTATGCCGTTAAATACTACACCGAGGCCTTGCCAGGTGATGGCttggatgatgaagacaGCTCTGAGggtgaagaattagatATAAGCGAGgaagacgatgatgaaGGAGAAACTTCCCAACAAGACGCCACGAACAGTAAGAAGCGAACTGCAAAAGTTGATGATCAACCAtcgaaaaagaaaaaatag
- a CDS encoding DEHA2E14762p (similar to uniprot|P29055 Saccharomyces cerevisiae YPR086w SUA7 Transcription factor TFIIB a general transcription factor required for transcription initiation and start site selection by RNA polymerase II): MSVQTAGNAGDEPFAGPNLNITLTCPECKIFPPDLIERFSEGDIVCGSCGLVLSDRVVDTRSEWRTFSNDDQNGDDPSRVGDAGNPLLDTEDLSTMISYVPENTKVGRELNRAQSKSLVDKKDNALAAAYSKLSQMCDGYQLPKIVQDGAKEVYKLVYEERPLKGKSQESIMAAAIFIGCRKAKVARSFKEIWALTNVPRKEIGKVFKIMNKIIQEKNAANPNAYSLIQDNMQTTQTSAEDLIRRFCSHLGLSTQVTNAAEHIARRCKDVGVLAGRSPITIAATVIYMAALVFGADLQPSKIADKTGVSDGTIKTSYKVMYEEKERLIDPYWVESGKVKLEDIPKT, translated from the coding sequence ATGAGTGTTCAAACTGCTGGAAATGCTGGAGATGAACCATTTGCTGGTCCGAACCTAAATATCACATTAACGTGTCCGGAATGTAAAATTTTTCCTCCTGATTTAATAGAAAGATTTAGTGAAGGTGACATTGTTTGTGGTAGTTGTGGTTTAGTCCTTAGTGATCGTGTTGTCGATACAAGGTCTGAATGGAGAACATTCAGTAATGATGATCAGAATGGTGATGATCCAAGTCGTGTTGGTGACGCCGGAAACCCGTTGTTAGATACTGAAGATTTGTCTACAATGATTTCATATGTCCCCGAAAACACCAAGGTCGGTAGAGAATTAAACAGAGCACAATCTAAGTCCTTAGTAGACAAAAAAGACAACGCATTGGCGGCAGCATATTCGAAGTTGTCGCAAATGTGTGATGGGTATCAATTACCAAAGATTGTTCAAGATGGTGCCAAGGAAGTGTACAAATTGGTTTACGAAGAAAGGCCTTTGAAAGGTAAGTCACAGGAATCAATCATGGCGGCTGCAATCTTCATTGGCTGTCGTAAAGCCAAGGTGGCTCGTTCTTTCAAGGAAATTTGGGCTTTAACCAATGTTCCAAGAAAGGAAATTGGTAaagtcttcaaaatcatgaATAAGATTATCCAGGAAAAGAACGCTGCTAATCCAAACGCATATTCTCTTATACAAGACAACATGCAAACCACCCAAACTTCGGCCGAAGATTTGATCAGAAGATTCTGTTCGCACTTGGGTTTGAGTACGCAAGTTACCAATGCTGCTGAACACATAGCTAGACGTTGTAAAGACGTTGGTGTTTTGGCGGGTAGGTCCCCCATCACCATTGCAGCAACTGTTATATATATGGCTGCTTTGGTTTTTGGGGCTGATTTACAACCTTCCAAGATAGCTGATAAGACTGGTGTCAGTGATGGTACTATCAAGACTTCATACAAGGTAATGtatgaagaaaaagaaagattaatAGATCCTTATTGGGTTGAAAGTGGTAAAGTCAAATTGGAAGATATTCCTAAGACTTAG
- a CDS encoding DEHA2E14828p (similar to uniprot|P47138 Saccharomyces cerevisiae YJR097W JJJ3 Protein of unknown function) produces the protein MDPYIEDRDIQKRSHYKVLGVVPTCNDLDIKSAYKEMLLAHHPDKNGNASTTINSIQEAYKTLIDPELRDQYDDSLKRSIQRQGFNITGDGLDIYCLDDFEMEEEEECKWLKDCPRCQFPKSIKFKESDLIENGTEDGDNGFDIIVQCESCSLWIKVKYYEINEEDDE, from the coding sequence ATGGATCCATATATAGAGGACAGGGATATACAGAAACGAAGCCATTATAAAGTTCTTGGCGTAGTTCCGACTTGTAATGACCTTGACATCAAAAGTGCATATAAAGAGATGTTATTAGCACATCATCCTGATAAGAACGGAAATGCTTCGACTACCATAAATAGCATACAAGAAGCATATAAAACTCTCATAGACCCAGAATTGAGAGACCAGTACGACGATTCGCTAAAAAGGTCTATCCAGAGACAGGGATTCAATATAACAGGAGATGGACTAGATATATACTGTTtggatgattttgaaatggaggaagaagaggaaTGTAAATGGCTCAAGGATTGTCCTAGATGTCAGTTTCCAAAGTCCATTAAGTTTAAGGAATCGGACTTGATTGAAAACGGTACGGAGGATGGCGACAATGGTTTCGATATTATAGTCCAATGCGAGAGTTGCAGCTTATGGATTAAAGTGAAATATTATGagattaatgaagaagatgacgaataa